The following proteins are encoded in a genomic region of Porphyrobacter sp. CACIAM 03H1:
- a CDS encoding histidine phosphatase family protein, with protein MTATIILVRHAAHSQLEHVLCGRAGDVPLSEAGSAQALRLARRLGGEGVDEVQTSPVRRARETAQALTMVRRAPVTVAEALDEVDFGEWTGREFAALEGDPRWREWNARRGAARAPGGEAMVAVQERVLAHLRAVARRAEGLVVAMVSHADVIRAAVAGVLGLSLDRILAFDIDPASVTRIAAGPWGERVLSLNERTA; from the coding sequence ATGACAGCCACGATCATACTCGTCCGCCATGCAGCGCATTCGCAGCTTGAGCATGTGCTGTGCGGCCGTGCCGGCGACGTGCCGCTGTCGGAGGCGGGCAGCGCCCAGGCGTTGCGGCTGGCGCGGCGGCTGGGCGGCGAAGGAGTGGACGAAGTGCAGACCAGCCCCGTGCGCCGGGCGCGCGAGACCGCGCAGGCGCTGACGATGGTGCGCCGGGCACCCGTGACCGTGGCAGAGGCGCTCGACGAGGTCGATTTCGGCGAATGGACCGGGCGGGAATTCGCCGCGCTCGAAGGCGATCCGCGCTGGCGGGAATGGAACGCCCGGCGGGGTGCAGCCCGCGCGCCGGGGGGCGAGGCGATGGTTGCGGTGCAGGAGCGCGTCCTGGCCCACCTGCGCGCCGTCGCCCGCCGGGCCGAAGGGCTGGTCGTCGCGATGGTGAGCCACGCCGACGTGATCCGTGCCGCGGTGGCGGGCGTGCTCGGCCTTTCGCTCGACCGCATCCTCGCTTTCGACATCGACCCGGCCTCGGTCACGCGGATCGCAGCCGGTCCCTGGGGCGAGCGCGTGCTGTCGCTCAACGAGCGGACCGCGTGA
- a CDS encoding CgeB family protein: MNIAFYGSSLLSSYWNGAATYYRGILRALAERGHRITFYEPDAFDRQQHRDIDPPEWAEVVVWPATPEGLAGVLAEAGAADVVIKANGVGVYDRELLEGVLARAAPHALRIFWDVDAAATLDEMRRDPAHPVRAALPRLDMVFTYGGGPPVVAAYEGFGAKECVPVYNALDLTTHVPVPPDPRFACDLAFLANRLPDREARVEEFFLKPAALLPERRFLIGGNGWADKPMPGNVRAIGHVGTAEHNAFNATPLAVLNVARDSMAEVGFSPATRVFEAAGAAACLITDAWVGIPMFLEPDREILVARDGQDVADHLAALTPERARAIGAAALERVRHEHTYELRAVIVDRVLHRLAEARREVAA; this comes from the coding sequence ATGAACATCGCCTTCTACGGATCGAGCCTGCTGTCCTCGTACTGGAACGGGGCGGCGACCTATTACCGCGGCATCCTGCGCGCGCTGGCGGAGCGGGGGCACCGGATCACCTTCTACGAACCCGACGCCTTCGACCGCCAGCAGCATCGCGACATCGACCCGCCCGAATGGGCCGAGGTGGTGGTCTGGCCCGCGACCCCCGAGGGCCTCGCCGGCGTTCTCGCCGAGGCGGGCGCGGCGGATGTGGTGATCAAGGCCAACGGCGTCGGGGTCTATGACCGCGAACTGCTGGAGGGCGTGCTCGCCCGCGCCGCACCCCATGCGCTCAGGATCTTCTGGGACGTCGATGCCGCCGCCACGCTCGACGAGATGCGCCGCGATCCCGCCCATCCGGTGCGCGCCGCGCTGCCCCGGCTGGACATGGTCTTCACCTATGGCGGCGGCCCGCCGGTGGTCGCGGCCTACGAGGGCTTCGGCGCGAAGGAATGCGTGCCGGTCTACAACGCGCTCGACCTCACCACCCACGTGCCCGTCCCGCCCGATCCGCGCTTCGCCTGCGATCTCGCCTTCCTCGCCAACCGCCTGCCCGACCGCGAGGCGCGGGTGGAGGAGTTCTTCCTCAAACCCGCCGCGCTGCTGCCCGAAAGGCGCTTCCTCATCGGCGGCAACGGCTGGGCCGACAAGCCGATGCCGGGCAACGTGCGGGCCATCGGCCATGTCGGCACCGCCGAGCACAACGCCTTCAACGCCACGCCGCTCGCCGTGCTGAACGTCGCGCGGGATTCGATGGCCGAGGTCGGCTTCTCGCCTGCCACCCGCGTCTTCGAGGCGGCGGGCGCGGCGGCCTGCCTCATCACCGACGCCTGGGTGGGCATCCCGATGTTCCTCGAGCCCGACCGCGAGATCCTCGTCGCCCGCGACGGGCAGGACGTTGCCGACCACCTCGCCGCCCTCACGCCCGAACGCGCCCGCGCGATCGGCGCGGCGGCGCTCGAGCGGGTGCGCCACGAGCACACCTACGAACTGCGCGCCGTGATCGTCGATCGGGTGCTCCACCGCCTCGCCGAAGCGCGGCGCGAGGTGGCGGCATGA
- a CDS encoding SDR family NAD(P)-dependent oxidoreductase, producing the protein MRLEEGRTILVTGGAGFIGSNLAMRLLERGCRVRILDSLERPGTGRNLEWLTARHGDRVEPVVADLRDPAAIARAVRGVDGAFHFAAQVAVTTSLADPAADFAVNLGGTFALLETLRRERPGAPLIFASTNKVYGDLADIALTQGRDGYAPAAPDLAAHGVGEARPLDFHTPYGCSKGAADQYVLDYARSYGMPAAVLRMSCIYGERQMGTEDQGWVAHFLLRALAGETITLYGDGHQVRDICDVADTCAAYVAAFERIDSIAGRAFNWGGGPENAVSLLTVVGEIRRILGTAPPVTSSDWRAGDQRWFVADTRAIDAALGLGPRKGWRTGLTDLAAWLSVNRAATPPAAAPAPAREQVW; encoded by the coding sequence ATGAGACTGGAGGAGGGCCGGACCATCCTCGTCACCGGGGGTGCGGGCTTCATCGGCTCCAATCTCGCGATGCGTCTGCTCGAGCGCGGTTGCCGGGTGCGGATCCTCGACTCGCTCGAGCGGCCCGGAACCGGGCGCAATCTGGAGTGGCTGACCGCGCGCCACGGCGACCGGGTCGAGCCGGTGGTGGCCGACCTGCGCGACCCCGCCGCCATCGCACGCGCCGTGCGCGGGGTGGACGGGGCCTTCCACTTCGCCGCTCAGGTGGCGGTGACGACCAGCCTGGCCGACCCGGCGGCGGATTTCGCCGTCAATCTCGGCGGCACCTTCGCCCTGCTCGAGACCCTGCGCCGCGAGCGGCCCGGCGCGCCGCTGATCTTCGCCTCGACCAACAAGGTCTATGGCGATCTTGCCGACATTGCCCTGACGCAGGGCCGCGACGGCTATGCGCCTGCTGCGCCCGATCTCGCCGCCCACGGCGTGGGCGAAGCGCGCCCGCTCGATTTTCACACGCCTTACGGCTGCTCCAAGGGCGCGGCGGACCAGTATGTGCTCGATTACGCGCGCAGCTACGGGATGCCGGCGGCGGTGCTGCGGATGAGCTGCATCTACGGCGAGCGCCAGATGGGAACAGAGGATCAGGGCTGGGTCGCCCATTTCCTCCTGCGCGCGCTGGCAGGCGAGACGATCACGCTCTACGGCGACGGGCATCAGGTGCGCGACATATGCGACGTGGCTGATACCTGCGCCGCCTATGTCGCCGCCTTCGAGCGCATCGACAGCATCGCCGGCCGCGCCTTCAACTGGGGTGGCGGGCCGGAGAATGCGGTGAGCCTGCTGACGGTGGTCGGGGAGATCCGGCGCATTCTCGGCACTGCGCCGCCCGTCACCTCCTCCGACTGGCGCGCTGGCGACCAGCGGTGGTTCGTCGCCGACACCCGCGCCATCGATGCCGCGCTGGGGCTGGGCCCGCGCAAGGGTTGGCGCACCGGCCTGACCGACCTTGCCGCATGGCTCTCGGTCAACCGCGCGGCGACCCCGCCCGCCGCCGCGCCGGCCCCTGCGCGCGAGCAGGTGTGGTGA
- a CDS encoding CgeB family protein: MRLVVLGLALSSSWGNGHATTFRALLAAFAARGHEVLFLERDVPWYAEHRDLADPDFCELAYYDSLAALADWRETIAEADAVMVGSYVPDGIAVGAFVQAHARGLTCFYDIDTPVTLAALDRGACDYLSREVLAGYDVYFSFTGGPTLERLEREYGARAARALYCSVDTARYRPLDVPVRWDLTYLGTYSPDRQPTLERLLIEPARARPDLRFAVAGPQYPEDIDWPANVERIAHLPPADHPAFYSASRFALNVTRADMIAAGWSPSVRLFEAGACGTPIISDRWDGIDSLLAPGREIILAEDSADVLAALDRDARAIGTAARAAVLAQHSAEARAAGFEADLARAIAGRQNDKADPADRREVA, translated from the coding sequence ATGAGGCTCGTCGTTCTCGGGCTCGCGCTGTCCTCATCGTGGGGCAACGGCCACGCCACCACCTTCCGCGCGCTGCTCGCCGCCTTCGCCGCGCGGGGACACGAGGTGCTGTTCCTCGAACGCGACGTGCCGTGGTATGCAGAGCACCGCGACCTCGCCGATCCCGACTTCTGCGAACTCGCATACTACGACAGCCTCGCCGCACTTGCGGACTGGCGCGAGACGATCGCTGAGGCCGACGCGGTGATGGTCGGCTCCTACGTGCCCGACGGCATCGCGGTCGGCGCCTTCGTGCAGGCCCATGCACGCGGGCTGACGTGCTTCTACGACATCGACACCCCCGTGACCCTCGCCGCGCTCGACCGGGGGGCGTGCGACTACCTCTCGCGCGAGGTGCTGGCGGGATACGATGTCTATTTCTCCTTCACCGGCGGGCCGACGCTGGAGCGGCTGGAGCGCGAATACGGCGCCCGCGCCGCACGGGCGCTCTACTGCTCGGTCGACACCGCGCGCTACCGCCCGCTGGATGTGCCGGTGCGCTGGGACCTCACCTATCTCGGCACCTACAGTCCCGACCGCCAGCCGACGCTCGAACGGCTGCTGATCGAACCGGCCCGGGCGCGGCCCGACCTGCGTTTCGCCGTCGCCGGGCCGCAATATCCCGAGGACATCGACTGGCCCGCCAATGTCGAGCGGATCGCGCACCTGCCGCCCGCCGACCACCCCGCCTTCTATTCTGCCTCGCGCTTCGCGCTCAACGTCACCCGCGCCGACATGATCGCCGCCGGCTGGTCGCCCTCGGTCCGCCTGTTCGAGGCGGGGGCCTGCGGGACGCCGATCATCTCCGACCGCTGGGACGGGATCGACAGCCTGCTCGCCCCGGGGCGGGAGATCATCCTGGCCGAAGACAGCGCCGACGTGCTCGCCGCGCTGGACCGCGATGCCCGCGCCATCGGCACGGCCGCCCGCGCCGCGGTGCTCGCGCAGCACAGCGCCGAGGCCCGCGCCGCCGGGTTCGAGGCCGATCTCGCCCGCGCCATCGCCGGGCGCCAGAATGACAAGGCAGACCCTGCCGACAGGAGAGAAGTGGCATGA
- a CDS encoding CgeB family protein, with protein MKIAWFTHSLASCWNHGNAHFLRGVLDELIARGHDAVAFEPADAWSRTNLLADHGAAGIAAFTRAYPRLASVIYPFEADIGALVEGADLVIVHEWNDPALVSRFGALRKQGARFRLLFHDTHHRAVSEPAAMRAYDLSGYDGVLAFGETLAEVYRGWGWGDRVHVWHEAADTRRFHPPAVEEPREGLVWIGNWGDGERSAEIEEFLLAPADAADLPLDIYGVRYPQTALATLAQYGARYRGWAANPRAPEIFARHLATVHVPRRFYVEALPGIPTIRVFEALACGIPLVCAPWDDAENLFRPGTDYLVARDGAEMTAHLAALANDPAMRAQLATDGLATIRARHTCAHRVDELLALVGQTERETA; from the coding sequence ATGAAGATCGCCTGGTTCACCCACTCGCTCGCTTCCTGCTGGAACCACGGCAACGCCCATTTCCTGCGCGGGGTGCTCGACGAACTGATCGCGCGCGGCCACGATGCGGTCGCCTTCGAGCCGGCCGATGCGTGGAGCCGCACCAACCTGCTCGCCGATCACGGGGCAGCCGGCATCGCGGCTTTCACCCGCGCCTATCCGCGCCTTGCGTCGGTCATCTACCCGTTCGAGGCCGATATCGGCGCGCTGGTCGAGGGTGCGGACCTGGTGATCGTCCACGAATGGAACGATCCCGCGCTGGTCTCGCGCTTCGGCGCTCTGAGGAAACAGGGCGCAAGGTTCCGCTTGCTGTTCCACGACACCCACCACCGCGCCGTTAGCGAGCCCGCGGCGATGCGCGCCTATGACCTCAGCGGCTATGACGGCGTGCTCGCCTTCGGGGAGACGCTGGCCGAGGTCTATCGCGGCTGGGGCTGGGGGGACCGGGTGCACGTGTGGCACGAGGCCGCCGACACCCGCCGCTTCCATCCGCCCGCCGTCGAGGAACCGCGCGAAGGGCTGGTGTGGATCGGCAACTGGGGCGACGGGGAGCGTTCGGCCGAGATCGAGGAATTCCTCCTCGCCCCCGCCGACGCGGCGGACCTGCCGCTCGACATCTACGGCGTGCGCTACCCGCAGACGGCGCTGGCCACGCTGGCGCAATACGGCGCGCGCTATCGCGGATGGGCGGCGAACCCGCGTGCGCCGGAAATCTTCGCGCGCCATCTCGCCACCGTCCACGTGCCGCGCCGTTTCTACGTCGAGGCGCTCCCCGGCATCCCCACCATCCGCGTTTTCGAGGCGCTCGCCTGCGGCATTCCGCTGGTCTGCGCGCCCTGGGACGATGCCGAAAACCTGTTCCGCCCCGGCACCGATTACCTTGTCGCGCGGGACGGGGCGGAGATGACAGCGCACCTCGCCGCGCTCGCCAACGACCCCGCGATGCGTGCGCAACTAGCCACCGACGGCCTCGCGACGATCCGCGCACGCCACACCTGCGCGCACCGGGTGGACGAGCTGCTCGCGCTGGTCGGCCAGACCGAAAGGGAGACCGCATGA
- a CDS encoding NAD-dependent epimerase/dehydratase family protein, giving the protein MTRQEDGWTLVAGGAGFIGSHLCRTLLEAGERVLCLDNLQTARLSNLDALSEYPGFRFVRGDISQALPVAITRETGAIARIYNLACAASPVLYQADPEHTMLTNVVGTDRLLRLAEQAGARFLQASTSEVYGDPDVHPQPEAYRGNVSCTGPRACYDEGKRAAETLAFDFARGRRADVRVARIFNTYGPHMRMDDGRVVSNFICQILAGEPLTIYGAGSQTRSFCYVEDTVDALIRLMRAEMRELVPVNIGNPHEITIAELVETLGAIAARSVRVTHRDLPVDDPERRRPDIARARALLGWEPATPLSAGLRQTFAWFAAERRALAGVPPVVRVTAAG; this is encoded by the coding sequence ATGACACGACAAGAGGATGGCTGGACCCTGGTGGCCGGCGGCGCGGGCTTCATCGGCTCGCACCTGTGCCGCACGCTGCTGGAGGCCGGCGAGCGCGTGCTGTGCCTCGACAATCTCCAGACCGCGCGCCTTTCCAATCTCGATGCCCTGTCGGAATACCCGGGGTTCCGCTTCGTGCGCGGCGACATCTCGCAGGCCCTGCCGGTCGCGATCACCCGCGAGACCGGCGCAATCGCGCGCATCTACAATCTCGCCTGCGCCGCCTCCCCGGTGCTCTACCAGGCCGATCCCGAGCACACGATGCTCACCAACGTGGTCGGCACCGACCGGCTGCTGCGCCTTGCCGAGCAGGCGGGGGCGCGCTTCCTGCAGGCCTCGACCAGCGAGGTCTATGGTGATCCCGACGTCCACCCCCAGCCCGAGGCCTATCGCGGCAATGTCAGCTGCACCGGCCCGCGCGCCTGCTACGACGAGGGCAAGCGCGCCGCCGAGACGCTCGCCTTCGATTTCGCCCGGGGGCGGCGGGCGGATGTGCGGGTGGCGCGGATCTTCAACACCTATGGCCCCCATATGCGCATGGACGACGGGCGGGTGGTGTCGAATTTCATCTGCCAGATCCTCGCGGGCGAGCCGCTGACGATCTACGGCGCGGGCAGCCAGACCCGCAGCTTCTGCTATGTCGAGGACACGGTCGACGCGCTGATCCGGCTGATGCGCGCCGAGATGCGCGAGCTGGTGCCGGTCAACATCGGCAACCCGCACGAGATCACCATCGCCGAACTGGTCGAGACGCTGGGCGCGATCGCCGCCCGGTCGGTGCGCGTCACCCACCGCGACCTGCCGGTCGACGATCCCGAACGCCGCCGCCCCGACATCGCGCGGGCGCGTGCGTTGCTGGGCTGGGAGCCGGCGACGCCGCTTTCGGCGGGGCTGCGCCAGACCTTCGCGTGGTTCGCCGCCGAGCGCCGCGCGCTCGCGGGCGTGCCGCCGGTGGTCCGCGTCACCGCTGCAGGGTGA
- a CDS encoding glycosyltransferase family 4 protein, with amino-acid sequence MGAGHVLMTADAVGGVWQYATGLAAELAGEGFGVTLAVMGPDPDASQRRCLDGVPGVRLVETGLPLDWMCNNPAEVAAAALGLARLVRACGADLLHCNSPALLGAAPFPVPVLAAAHGCITTWWQAARGGAPVDPALAWHGDLMRRGLCVADAVVAPSASFAATLEATYGLARRPLVVHNGRPPADALQPGAHRLDAALVVGRMWDPVKNAALIDAVAARLDLRFLVAGQLSGPHGEEAAFVHAVALGALPDADLAALLALRPIFVSAATFEPFGLAVLEAATAGCALVLSDIPTFRELWDGAAVFADPRDAAGFAGAIARLHADPDARRTLGEAAQARALRFTPAAMARGVTAIYRRLLAGREAAA; translated from the coding sequence ATGGGTGCCGGCCATGTCCTGATGACCGCCGATGCGGTGGGCGGCGTGTGGCAATATGCGACCGGACTTGCGGCGGAACTGGCGGGCGAGGGATTTGGCGTCACGCTCGCGGTCATGGGGCCCGATCCCGACGCGAGCCAGCGCCGCTGCCTCGATGGCGTGCCCGGCGTGCGGCTGGTCGAGACCGGCTTGCCGCTCGACTGGATGTGCAACAACCCCGCCGAGGTCGCCGCCGCTGCCCTCGGCCTTGCGCGCCTTGTCCGGGCGTGCGGTGCCGACCTGTTGCACTGCAATTCCCCCGCGCTGCTCGGCGCGGCGCCCTTTCCCGTCCCCGTGCTGGCCGCCGCGCATGGCTGCATCACCACCTGGTGGCAGGCGGCGAGGGGCGGCGCGCCGGTCGATCCCGCGCTCGCCTGGCACGGCGACCTGATGCGGCGCGGGCTGTGCGTGGCCGACGCCGTGGTCGCGCCGAGCGCCAGCTTCGCCGCCACGCTCGAGGCGACCTACGGCCTCGCCCGCCGTCCGCTGGTGGTGCACAATGGCCGCCCCCCAGCCGATGCGCTGCAGCCCGGCGCGCACCGGCTCGATGCCGCTCTGGTGGTGGGACGGATGTGGGACCCGGTCAAGAACGCCGCGCTGATCGATGCGGTAGCGGCGCGGCTCGACCTGCGCTTTCTCGTCGCGGGGCAGCTGAGCGGGCCCCACGGCGAGGAGGCCGCCTTCGTCCATGCCGTGGCGCTCGGCGCGCTGCCCGATGCGGACCTCGCCGCGCTCCTCGCGCTGCGCCCGATCTTCGTATCGGCGGCGACTTTCGAGCCTTTCGGTCTCGCCGTGCTGGAGGCGGCCACGGCGGGCTGCGCGCTGGTGCTGTCCGACATCCCGACCTTCCGCGAGCTGTGGGACGGGGCGGCGGTCTTCGCCGACCCGCGCGATGCGGCAGGCTTTGCCGGTGCCATTGCGCGGCTGCACGCCGATCCCGACGCGCGCCGGACGCTGGGCGAGGCGGCGCAGGCGCGCGCGCTGCGCTTCACCCCGGCGGCGATGGCGCGGGGCGTCACCGCCATTTACCGCCGGCTGCTGGCCGGCCGCGAGGCTGCCGCATGA
- a CDS encoding NAD-dependent epimerase/dehydratase family protein, translating into MSERILVTGGAGFIGRHLCRELLARGHEVRVLDALIEQVHPGGERPADLPDDVELLRADIRDGDAVARALAGVDRVVHLAAEVGVGQSMYEVERYTAANDLGTAVLMERLIDNPVKRIVTASSMSIYGEGLYRDADGALVEDAARGVLRDGQRAWDPLDDRGRPLTPVATPEWKSADLASVYALGKFVQERMTHIMAAPYGIESTCLRLFNVYGPGQALSNPYTGVLAIFAARLLNGQPPMIFEDGEQRRDFVHVADVARAFADALDHPAAAGGTFNIGSGEDRSVRQVARALAEAMGRNDLDAEIVGKARTGDIRHCYCDTTLARETIGFSARQDFGEGLADLADWLAGQTAEDRAERARGELEARGLVA; encoded by the coding sequence TTGTCGGAAAGAATTCTGGTCACCGGCGGGGCCGGCTTCATCGGCCGTCACCTGTGCCGTGAACTGCTGGCACGCGGTCACGAAGTGCGGGTGCTCGATGCGCTGATCGAGCAGGTGCACCCCGGCGGCGAACGTCCCGCGGACCTTCCCGACGATGTCGAACTCCTGCGCGCCGACATCCGCGACGGCGATGCCGTGGCGCGCGCGCTGGCGGGGGTGGACCGTGTCGTCCATCTCGCCGCTGAAGTCGGGGTCGGCCAGTCGATGTACGAGGTCGAACGCTACACCGCGGCCAACGACCTCGGCACTGCTGTGCTGATGGAACGGCTGATCGACAATCCGGTCAAGCGCATCGTCACCGCCTCCTCGATGAGCATCTATGGCGAGGGTCTCTACCGCGATGCCGACGGCGCACTGGTCGAGGATGCCGCGCGCGGGGTGCTGCGCGACGGGCAGCGCGCCTGGGACCCGCTCGATGATCGCGGACGTCCGCTGACCCCGGTGGCGACGCCCGAATGGAAATCAGCCGACCTCGCCTCGGTCTATGCGCTGGGCAAGTTTGTGCAGGAGCGCATGACCCACATCATGGCCGCGCCCTACGGGATCGAGAGCACCTGCCTCAGGCTGTTCAACGTCTACGGGCCGGGGCAGGCGCTTTCCAACCCCTATACCGGCGTCCTGGCGATCTTCGCCGCGCGCCTGCTCAACGGCCAGCCGCCGATGATCTTCGAGGACGGCGAGCAGCGGCGCGATTTCGTCCATGTCGCCGATGTCGCCCGGGCCTTCGCCGATGCGCTCGATCACCCTGCGGCGGCGGGCGGCACCTTCAACATCGGCTCGGGCGAGGACCGCTCGGTCAGGCAGGTCGCGCGCGCGCTCGCCGAGGCGATGGGGCGCAATGATCTGGACGCCGAAATCGTCGGCAAGGCGCGCACCGGCGACATTCGCCACTGCTATTGCGACACCACGCTGGCGCGCGAGACGATCGGCTTTTCGGCGCGGCAGGATTTCGGCGAGGGCCTCGCTGACCTTGCCGATTGGCTCGCCGGGCAGACCGCCGAGGACCGCGCCGAGCGGGCGCGCGGCGAGCTCGAAGCGCGCGGGCTCGTGGCATGA